The Thermocrinis sp. genome has a segment encoding these proteins:
- a CDS encoding CoA-binding protein, with product MSWTKGTVYLNDKSRILVMGITGREASQVVSESEALYPGFVVAGVTPGKGGSQVAGKPVYNTVSEALKTHPEINTGLVYVPPTSVKDAVIELVDAGIKVIYIVTEHVPIRDTVYFYHYSKERGVIIVGPTSLGCIVPSIPARIGAIGGKNPSIAYAPGGLVILSKSGGLTTTTAEMFKRRGWGVYMALALGGDVISCTTFADVLEKIADDPNVKGVIIQGEVGGSYEEKAAETILRLYKEGKWNKPVAAFVAGRFQEGLEGVSFGHAGAIVERGKGKATDKIRMFNEVGKETGLVKVAEFYHDLVHCIEELGVPRDFEDTTPGGRVKPLYTTINEENCKFIG from the coding sequence ATGAGTTGGACCAAAGGCACAGTTTATCTGAACGACAAAAGCAGAATACTTGTGATGGGCATAACCGGTAGGGAAGCCTCTCAGGTAGTTAGCGAATCGGAAGCTCTCTATCCGGGCTTTGTTGTTGCAGGTGTAACTCCAGGAAAGGGAGGCTCTCAGGTAGCAGGCAAGCCAGTTTATAACACAGTCAGCGAGGCTCTAAAAACTCACCCAGAAATAAACACTGGACTTGTTTATGTCCCCCCTACCTCCGTTAAAGATGCGGTAATAGAGCTCGTAGATGCGGGTATAAAGGTTATATACATAGTCACAGAACACGTTCCCATAAGGGATACAGTTTATTTTTATCATTACTCCAAAGAAAGAGGGGTAATCATAGTTGGTCCCACATCCTTGGGTTGCATCGTTCCAAGTATTCCCGCAAGGATAGGTGCCATAGGTGGAAAGAACCCATCCATAGCTTACGCACCTGGTGGATTGGTTATACTGTCAAAGTCTGGCGGTCTTACCACTACAACTGCAGAAATGTTTAAGAGGAGAGGCTGGGGCGTTTATATGGCTTTGGCTCTTGGTGGGGACGTTATCTCCTGCACCACCTTTGCGGACGTTTTGGAAAAAATAGCGGACGATCCAAACGTGAAAGGAGTGATCATCCAAGGGGAAGTGGGCGGCTCTTACGAAGAAAAAGCCGCAGAAACTATACTAAGGCTATACAAAGAGGGGAAATGGAACAAACCTGTAGCAGCTTTTGTAGCAGGTAGATTTCAAGAAGGTTTGGAAGGTGTGTCCTTTGGACACGCGGGTGCCATAGTGGAAAGAGGGAAGGGTAAAGCTACTGACAAAATAAGGATGTTTAACGAAGTCGGAAAGGAAACGGGACTTGTAAAGGTGGCAGAGTTTTACCACGATCTGGTGCATTGCATAGAGGAGCTTGGTGTTCCAAGGGACTTTGAGGACACCACTCCAGGCGGCAGAGTAAAACCACTCTATACCACCATAAACGAAGAGAACTGTAAGTTTATAGGCTAA
- a CDS encoding succinate--CoA ligase subunit beta produces the protein MNLYEYEAYEKIFKKYGIPTPRYIFTDHLNDQVVEFINQLGECVVKSQVLVGKRGKAGAVKLCKIPQDGIETVEALLKYPVYGEMPVGVIVSEKANILKELYASITYSTEVRAPVLTLSLEGGMDIEEVPQEKVKSWIIDPIKGLYPHMVRNYLLELGFPEEFMGVLRELSEVIANMWKAFWEVEARLLEINPLAICDVGGKQKVLALDAVVIIDDDASVPPAKIYGLRTALKRPPTQREIEASLIDRDDHRGKAGSYVEMDGDIAMMTFGGGGSTVTIETTYAVGLRPANFTDIGGNPPAEKMYKITKIILSKPGIRGVLVCGGTANNTRIDVTLGEGVANAIRDLYKEGKLNPNWIWVVRRNGPEAEKGLRMLYEAFKECGVKGEIYDSTLPLTEAPIRLKELLQKCQAQSKEGEVLTEEQASDLGI, from the coding sequence ATGAACCTTTACGAGTATGAAGCTTACGAAAAGATATTTAAAAAGTATGGCATTCCCACGCCCCGCTACATATTCACAGACCACCTAAACGACCAAGTGGTAGAGTTCATAAACCAACTTGGGGAGTGTGTGGTAAAGTCCCAAGTTTTGGTAGGGAAGAGGGGGAAAGCGGGTGCGGTAAAGCTTTGCAAAATACCACAGGATGGGATAGAGACGGTAGAAGCCCTTCTGAAGTATCCTGTCTATGGAGAAATGCCCGTAGGTGTAATAGTTAGCGAGAAGGCAAACATACTTAAAGAGCTTTACGCATCAATAACCTACTCTACTGAAGTTAGGGCGCCTGTTCTAACGCTCAGTTTGGAAGGGGGAATGGACATAGAGGAAGTTCCCCAGGAAAAGGTTAAAAGTTGGATTATAGACCCTATAAAAGGTCTCTATCCACACATGGTAAGGAACTACCTTTTAGAGCTCGGCTTTCCAGAGGAGTTTATGGGTGTCCTTAGGGAGCTTTCTGAAGTAATAGCAAACATGTGGAAAGCTTTCTGGGAAGTAGAAGCCAGGCTATTGGAAATAAACCCACTGGCCATATGCGACGTGGGAGGAAAGCAAAAAGTTTTGGCTTTGGATGCGGTGGTTATAATAGACGACGATGCCTCTGTGCCACCTGCAAAAATATACGGCTTGAGAACTGCGCTGAAAAGACCACCCACTCAAAGAGAAATAGAAGCTTCCCTCATAGACAGGGATGACCACAGAGGAAAGGCAGGCTCCTACGTAGAGATGGACGGAGATATTGCTATGATGACCTTTGGCGGGGGAGGTTCTACCGTTACCATAGAAACGACCTATGCGGTGGGTCTAAGACCCGCTAACTTCACAGACATTGGAGGGAACCCTCCCGCAGAAAAAATGTACAAAATCACCAAGATAATCCTTTCCAAACCTGGCATCAGGGGAGTACTGGTATGCGGTGGAACGGCCAACAACACGAGGATAGACGTTACTTTGGGTGAAGGTGTAGCAAATGCTATAAGGGACCTTTACAAAGAAGGAAAGCTCAATCCAAACTGGATCTGGGTTGTCAGAAGGAATGGTCCAGAGGCAGAGAAAGGACTAAGAATGTTATACGAAGCTTTTAAAGAGTGCGGTGTGAAAGGAGAGATCTACGATTCCACCTTACCCTTAACAGAGGCACCCATAAGACTAAAGGAGCTTTTGCAGAAGTGTCAAGCTCAATCAAAGGAAGGGGAAGTTTTGACAGAAGAACAAGCAAGCGACTTAGGTATATAA
- a CDS encoding HAD-IIIA family hydrolase: MKIKKLSGILESLKLLLLDVDGVLTDGKLYYTENGEEIKVFDVRDGLGIKLLQKAGIEVGVISGRSSKALIRRLEELDISEVHIGRNDKLKVLEQILQKKGLEPREIGFVGDDYMDIPVLKVVGFPATVKDAPRLVKRYAIYVSKKRGGEGAVREIAELILRTKGKLKKVLEDFT, encoded by the coding sequence ATGAAAATTAAAAAACTTTCAGGTATTTTAGAAAGCTTAAAACTGCTACTTCTTGACGTGGACGGAGTGCTAACGGATGGAAAGCTTTATTACACAGAAAACGGAGAGGAAATCAAAGTGTTTGACGTGAGGGATGGACTTGGGATAAAGCTCCTTCAAAAGGCAGGTATTGAAGTGGGTGTTATATCCGGAAGGTCCTCAAAAGCTCTTATAAGGAGGTTAGAAGAATTGGATATAAGCGAGGTACATATCGGAAGAAACGATAAACTTAAAGTTTTGGAGCAAATATTGCAAAAAAAGGGTTTAGAGCCAAGAGAGATAGGATTTGTGGGTGACGATTATATGGACATTCCCGTTTTGAAGGTGGTTGGTTTTCCAGCTACTGTAAAAGACGCACCAAGGTTGGTAAAAAGGTATGCTATTTATGTATCAAAAAAGAGGGGTGGAGAGGGGGCAGTTAGAGAGATAGCGGAGCTAATTCTGAGGACAAAGGGAAAACTGAAAAAGGTACTGGAGGATTTCACTTGA
- the lptA gene encoding lipopolysaccharide transport periplasmic protein LptA, protein MITFILAYSQPILGEADTITYEKNVIIYSGNVKITKANEILTADKVTIHLDENKKASSAEAEGKVFYQDGKRIARADKAYYDFKKEIIRLVGNAKVEEGPNFVEADEIIYYRTEGKAVAIGKGKKVRTFYIEEKK, encoded by the coding sequence ATGATAACATTTATTTTGGCTTACTCTCAACCCATCCTTGGCGAGGCAGACACTATAACCTACGAAAAAAACGTGATAATATACTCTGGCAACGTTAAGATAACCAAGGCTAACGAAATACTTACCGCAGATAAGGTAACCATACATCTGGATGAGAACAAAAAAGCCAGTTCGGCAGAAGCTGAGGGGAAAGTCTTTTATCAAGACGGTAAAAGAATAGCAAGGGCAGATAAGGCTTATTACGACTTTAAAAAAGAAATAATTAGGTTGGTGGGTAATGCAAAGGTTGAGGAGGGACCTAATTTTGTAGAAGCTGATGAGATCATCTACTACAGAACGGAGGGCAAAGCAGTAGCTATAGGTAAAGGCAAAAAAGTAAGAACATTCTACATAGAGGAGAAGAAATGA
- a CDS encoding HU family DNA-binding protein, whose product MNKSQLIKKISKELNLDTTKTKELIECILDSIVEMLIENKRVEMRNFGVLKLKKLKGAFIKNPKNGVEMFVGERYTVRFKPSKKLIEMINEEDKV is encoded by the coding sequence ATGAACAAAAGCCAGTTGATCAAAAAAATATCTAAAGAGCTAAACTTGGATACAACCAAAACAAAAGAGCTAATAGAATGCATTCTTGACAGTATTGTAGAGATGCTTATTGAAAATAAAAGAGTAGAGATGAGAAATTTTGGTGTTCTGAAGCTAAAAAAGCTAAAAGGCGCCTTTATTAAAAATCCTAAGAATGGTGTTGAGATGTTTGTTGGTGAAAGATATACGGTTAGATTTAAACCTTCTAAAAAGTTGATAGAGATGATCAATGAAGAAGATAAAGTGTGA
- a CDS encoding NAD(P)/FAD-dependent oxidoreductase, protein MKKIKCDVLIVGGGPAGSTVAYKLARGGAKVLVVDFKRVIGSPVQCAEFVPIQLYHQFSEFFDEGVIAQKVSKMVHFTPWGEVVSMDSPGFVLNRERFDYKIHSLASENGATYLLRTKFVCFDDKTAVLENIDSRERVLVEFNLLVGADGPRSRVAKLLGKHTKHFLTTAQITAPLKHPTEDLLIFFRNYIPAGYGWLFPKSDVANVGVGLDPSFGMNVMEALRIFIGELVQNGFIEDRALKRTGGWIPAEGLLDVLKGRVMLVGDAGGFCHPITGGGIANAVLSGNMCAEAILDNRLEDFAESAEDVFGETLRRASLKRKIYMKEWNNLEERIRKTWIAFKEYWED, encoded by the coding sequence ATGAAGAAGATAAAGTGTGATGTACTGATAGTAGGTGGAGGACCTGCAGGTTCTACAGTTGCATACAAGTTAGCAAGAGGTGGTGCAAAGGTTCTAGTAGTGGATTTCAAAAGGGTTATAGGCTCTCCCGTGCAGTGTGCTGAATTTGTCCCTATACAACTTTATCACCAATTTAGTGAATTCTTTGATGAAGGGGTTATAGCTCAGAAAGTTAGTAAAATGGTCCACTTCACACCTTGGGGAGAAGTTGTATCTATGGACTCTCCAGGCTTTGTTCTAAATAGGGAGCGGTTTGATTACAAAATACACTCTTTAGCATCGGAGAATGGTGCTACCTATTTACTCAGAACTAAGTTCGTTTGTTTTGATGACAAAACGGCAGTTTTAGAAAACATTGACAGTAGAGAGAGAGTGTTGGTAGAGTTTAACCTTTTGGTGGGTGCGGATGGACCTCGTTCAAGAGTTGCAAAACTCTTAGGAAAACATACAAAACACTTTTTAACCACCGCACAGATAACTGCACCTCTGAAACATCCCACGGAGGATTTACTTATATTTTTCAGAAACTATATACCCGCTGGCTACGGGTGGCTGTTTCCAAAAAGCGATGTTGCTAACGTAGGAGTAGGTTTGGACCCTTCTTTTGGTATGAATGTGATGGAAGCTTTGAGAATATTTATTGGCGAACTTGTTCAAAATGGTTTTATTGAAGATAGAGCTTTAAAAAGAACTGGAGGATGGATACCTGCAGAGGGTCTTTTAGATGTGCTCAAGGGAAGGGTTATGCTGGTTGGTGACGCGGGCGGTTTTTGTCATCCTATAACAGGTGGGGGCATAGCCAACGCTGTTCTGTCTGGGAACATGTGTGCAGAGGCTATTTTGGACAATAGATTGGAAGATTTTGCAGAGTCTGCAGAGGACGTATTTGGAGAAACTTTAAGAAGGGCGAGCTTAAAAAGAAAAATTTACATGAAAGAGTGGAACAACCTGGAAGAAAGGATCCGAAAAACGTGGATAGCCTTTAAAGAATATTGGGAAGATTAA
- a CDS encoding Fur family transcriptional regulator — protein sequence MQTLLNDLKREFERFLKSKGNKITKSRFDIIDMIASYGTHFEIEDLVRWISSQNKNIASRSTIYRTVKLLQDFGVVREVIKLNNRTIYEFVVGKQHHEHLICINCGKIIEFYKQEIETLQDQVCEEHGFTPVNHRLEIFGICSECKGKTYENRME from the coding sequence ATGCAAACGCTTTTGAATGATCTTAAAAGGGAGTTTGAGAGGTTTTTAAAAAGTAAAGGAAATAAAATAACGAAGTCAAGGTTTGATATTATTGACATGATAGCAAGCTATGGGACGCATTTTGAAATAGAGGATTTGGTTAGGTGGATCTCTTCCCAAAATAAAAACATAGCCTCTCGCTCTACTATTTACAGAACGGTAAAGCTTTTACAGGACTTTGGTGTAGTGAGGGAAGTTATTAAACTGAATAATAGAACCATCTACGAATTTGTTGTGGGAAAACAGCATCACGAGCACCTAATATGCATAAACTGTGGAAAAATAATAGAGTTTTACAAACAAGAAATTGAGACATTGCAGGATCAAGTTTGCGAGGAGCATGGTTTTACTCCAGTAAATCATAGACTGGAGATATTTGGCATATGCAGTGAATGTAAGGGCAAGACTTATGAGAATAGAATGGAATAA
- a CDS encoding lytic transglycosylase domain-containing protein yields the protein MRIEWNNLWLKTTRPEHIQRENERFEEVLNNFLDKEDTTRANFADVNTLIEKASLKYGIPKEIISAIIRVESGFNPKAYNKNKDGTEDRGLMQVNYQHNLALMKEYGITDPDQLYDPAINIEIGTRILYENYKRFGNWVMAIKAYNGLNADNWDYVKRVLMNVKQLSSFSEK from the coding sequence ATGAGAATAGAATGGAATAATCTTTGGTTAAAAACTACAAGACCTGAACATATCCAAAGAGAAAATGAAAGATTTGAAGAAGTTTTAAATAACTTTCTTGACAAAGAGGACACCACAAGGGCAAACTTTGCAGATGTGAATACTTTGATAGAAAAAGCTTCCCTAAAGTATGGTATTCCAAAAGAAATTATAAGCGCCATCATCCGTGTGGAAAGCGGTTTTAATCCAAAGGCATATAACAAAAATAAAGACGGAACAGAAGACAGGGGACTCATGCAGGTAAATTATCAACACAACTTAGCTTTAATGAAAGAATACGGGATTACAGATCCAGACCAACTGTATGATCCAGCCATAAATATAGAAATCGGGACAAGAATTCTCTATGAGAATTACAAAAGGTTTGGTAATTGGGTTATGGCTATAAAGGCATACAACGGTTTGAACGCGGACAATTGGGATTACGTAAAACGTGTCTTGATGAATGTAAAGCAGCTTAGTAGCTTTTCAGAAAAATAG
- the moaA gene encoding GTP 3',8-cyclase MoaA: MTPSDKLGRELKDLRISLTDRCNFRCNFCMPGGQEYEFFKREEILSFEEIARVVRIAKRLGIKKVRLTGGEPLLRRHIDKLVSIIREEVEDIALTTNGFLLKEKIKDLSLAGLKRVTVSLPSLRDDRLSYIVGKDVKVSQILEGIQRAVEVSVLVKVNVCVVKGINEDEIVDFIEFFKPLGIEVRFIEFMDVGNLNGWSLEKVFSARDILQAISNRYRIKPLEKAKKGETADRFSLEDGYAFGIIAPITKPFCGDCNRLRLTADGKLLTCLFASNGYDLKKLLRSGVDDEQIESFIRAIWESRVDRYSEERLELLKKGIKPKKIEMFKIGG; the protein is encoded by the coding sequence ATGACACCTTCTGACAAGCTCGGAAGAGAGCTAAAAGACCTAAGGATATCTTTAACGGACAGATGTAATTTTAGGTGTAATTTTTGCATGCCTGGGGGACAAGAGTATGAGTTTTTCAAGAGGGAAGAGATACTCAGCTTTGAGGAGATAGCAAGGGTTGTGCGCATAGCAAAAAGGCTTGGAATAAAGAAGGTCAGACTTACTGGAGGTGAGCCTCTACTTAGGAGACATATAGATAAGCTTGTTAGTATAATAAGGGAAGAGGTGGAAGATATAGCACTTACCACCAACGGTTTTCTTTTGAAGGAGAAAATCAAAGACCTCTCCTTGGCTGGTCTGAAAAGAGTTACCGTAAGCCTCCCCTCTCTTAGAGATGACAGGCTATCCTACATAGTGGGGAAAGATGTAAAGGTAAGCCAGATTTTGGAGGGCATACAAAGAGCTGTTGAGGTTAGCGTTTTGGTAAAGGTCAATGTGTGCGTGGTTAAGGGTATCAATGAGGATGAAATCGTGGATTTTATAGAGTTCTTCAAGCCGCTGGGTATAGAGGTAAGGTTTATTGAGTTTATGGACGTGGGAAATCTTAACGGTTGGTCCTTGGAGAAGGTCTTTTCCGCAAGGGATATACTGCAAGCTATCTCAAACCGTTATAGGATCAAGCCTTTAGAAAAGGCTAAGAAGGGTGAAACTGCAGATAGGTTTTCTTTGGAGGATGGCTACGCCTTCGGCATAATAGCCCCTATAACTAAACCTTTTTGCGGTGATTGCAATCGCTTAAGATTGACAGCAGACGGAAAGCTTCTCACCTGTCTTTTTGCTTCCAATGGATACGATCTTAAAAAACTTCTCAGATCTGGAGTAGATGATGAACAAATAGAGAGTTTCATAAGGGCTATATGGGAAAGTAGAGTTGATAGGTATTCAGAAGAAAGACTTGAGCTGCTTAAGAAAGGTATAAAGCCTAAAAAGATTGAGATGTTTAAGATTGGGGGCTAA
- the radA gene encoding DNA repair protein RadA: MKKDRTIFVCQECGYSSYKWFGKCPSCGAWNSMVEERERTTLKCTNNVELCRPLLLWNVEEGERFSTGFSQLNSALGGGIVKGQVVLIAGEPGIGKSTLLLQLAERYSKNYGKVVYVSGEESGSQVATRAKRLNIVGEGLYILPETNLGNVLNVLENLKPSLLIVDSIQTIYSTELESAPGSVSQVRECAYALAQACKKKNIPLFIVGQITKEGSIAGPKVLEHLVDTVLYFEGERFSFYRVLKVVKNRFGASGEVAVFKMTDRGLEEVPEPSALFLQERTGSPGSVVFPHAEGSRPVLLEVQALTIDAIYTTPQRRSQGFDINRLALILAVLEKEAKIFTRDKDVFINVVGGMQIVEPAGDLAVALAVCSSVKNTPLGDVMVFGELGLGGEVRAVHFPELRLQEGKRFGFNKVVLPKSCAFEMDGMEIYGVSHIREAIDLLL, encoded by the coding sequence GTGAAGAAAGATAGGACGATCTTTGTCTGTCAGGAGTGCGGGTACTCTTCTTATAAATGGTTTGGAAAGTGTCCATCCTGTGGTGCTTGGAACAGCATGGTTGAAGAAAGGGAAAGAACCACTCTGAAATGCACAAACAATGTGGAGTTATGCAGGCCTCTGCTTCTGTGGAACGTTGAGGAGGGCGAAAGGTTTTCCACAGGCTTTAGCCAGCTTAACAGCGCTCTTGGCGGTGGTATAGTAAAAGGTCAGGTGGTGCTTATAGCTGGTGAGCCGGGCATAGGAAAATCTACCTTACTCCTGCAGTTAGCAGAAAGATACTCAAAGAACTACGGAAAAGTGGTGTATGTTTCTGGTGAAGAGTCTGGCTCTCAGGTAGCCACGAGGGCAAAGAGGTTGAATATAGTGGGAGAGGGGTTATACATACTTCCAGAAACCAATTTGGGAAACGTGCTGAATGTTTTGGAAAATTTAAAGCCCAGCTTATTGATAGTAGATTCTATCCAGACTATCTACTCTACCGAGTTGGAATCTGCACCTGGTTCTGTTTCTCAAGTCAGAGAATGCGCCTACGCGCTTGCGCAAGCTTGCAAGAAAAAAAATATTCCTTTATTCATAGTAGGTCAGATTACTAAGGAAGGAAGTATAGCAGGTCCTAAGGTTTTGGAGCATTTGGTGGATACTGTGCTATACTTTGAGGGGGAGAGGTTTAGTTTTTACAGGGTGTTAAAGGTTGTGAAAAACCGCTTTGGTGCAAGTGGAGAGGTAGCTGTCTTTAAGATGACGGACAGAGGTTTGGAAGAGGTGCCAGAGCCTTCAGCCCTTTTTCTCCAAGAAAGGACAGGAAGTCCCGGAAGCGTAGTTTTCCCCCATGCAGAAGGAAGCAGACCTGTTCTTTTGGAAGTCCAAGCCCTAACCATAGATGCCATCTATACCACTCCACAGAGAAGGTCTCAGGGCTTTGACATAAACAGACTTGCCCTAATACTGGCAGTTCTTGAAAAGGAAGCTAAAATATTTACCAGGGATAAGGACGTTTTCATAAACGTGGTGGGGGGTATGCAAATAGTGGAGCCTGCGGGAGATTTAGCAGTAGCTTTGGCGGTTTGCTCTTCCGTAAAGAACACGCCTCTTGGAGATGTGATGGTCTTTGGGGAGTTGGGGCTTGGTGGAGAGGTAAGAGCGGTGCATTTTCCAGAGCTTAGACTCCAAGAGGGTAAAAGGTTTGGCTTTAACAAGGTGGTGCTCCCAAAAAGCTGCGCCTTTGAGATGGATGGAATGGAAATATACGGAGTGTCCCACATAAGAGAAGCCATAGACCTTTTGCTATGA
- a CDS encoding response regulator transcription factor, which translates to MKILIVEDDKLLGESLKEFLESEGFTTDWVWDPREVLDLLEVSAYDVIVLDLMMPHIRGEDLIKRIRERNKETPILVLTAKHRIEDKRTCFELGADDYLTKPFEMEELVLRIKALYRRRNPYDVIVIGNVEVCLSKEEVKVGNKVVPLSRKDWLILKLLVENRGSYVSQEKILNYVWGDEPVGEDVVRAHIKNLRKLLPEGFIQTMKGRGYRVG; encoded by the coding sequence ATGAAAATATTAATCGTAGAAGACGACAAACTGCTGGGGGAGAGTTTAAAGGAGTTTTTGGAGTCAGAAGGTTTTACTACAGATTGGGTTTGGGATCCAAGGGAGGTTTTAGACCTTTTAGAGGTAAGCGCCTACGATGTGATTGTGCTTGACCTTATGATGCCACACATAAGGGGGGAGGACTTAATAAAAAGGATAAGGGAAAGAAACAAAGAAACGCCCATCCTGGTTTTAACCGCAAAGCACAGGATTGAAGATAAACGCACCTGCTTTGAGCTTGGAGCAGACGATTATCTGACTAAGCCCTTTGAGATGGAAGAATTAGTCCTGAGAATAAAAGCACTTTACAGAAGGAGGAATCCGTACGATGTGATAGTGATAGGAAACGTGGAAGTTTGTCTAAGCAAAGAAGAGGTAAAGGTGGGAAATAAGGTTGTTCCTCTCAGCAGAAAAGATTGGCTTATTCTCAAGCTTTTGGTGGAAAACAGGGGCAGTTATGTGTCTCAGGAGAAGATACTTAATTACGTTTGGGGCGATGAGCCAGTGGGAGAGGATGTGGTAAGAGCTCACATAAAAAATCTCAGAAAACTTTTGCCCGAGGGGTTCATACAAACCATGAAGGGGAGAGGCTACAGGGTTGGGTGA
- a CDS encoding HAMP domain-containing sensor histidine kinase has translation MGERLKLTIAFALLLTVGFLALNTLLFFELKKNTEESIYYKAYAHYLLYLINPSHRGDENFILSEQIPKGFAYAFNHPREEFKNVYVIVKENYLTETIKPSIKRMFALQFFLIFSLIALYQIVLDRLWKRVEEGKQFSKALVQSLTHKLGNFISVQKTNLSLLKRSYVPQALDRMQRSIEKLEKDVGLILRLSQEEVEPHRVWTNLRQSLESTIDFLREDLEGKRLVLRCRKDIYLLADQRELEDVLYNLISNAIKYSVSFINIRAMIYRGRLILTVRNDFLDTTGRGMGLGLKLLEKHAKRMDAELTIRVRQKYNVHVCFRRFKV, from the coding sequence TTGGGTGAGAGGCTAAAACTCACAATTGCCTTCGCTTTGCTTTTAACCGTAGGTTTTTTGGCACTGAATACGCTACTTTTCTTTGAACTAAAAAAGAACACAGAGGAAAGCATCTACTACAAAGCTTATGCACACTACTTACTTTACTTAATCAATCCAAGCCATAGAGGGGACGAGAACTTTATACTTTCAGAACAAATTCCAAAAGGTTTTGCCTACGCCTTTAACCATCCAAGGGAGGAGTTTAAAAATGTTTATGTGATAGTTAAAGAAAACTATCTTACAGAAACTATAAAGCCAAGTATTAAAAGGATGTTTGCTTTGCAGTTTTTTTTGATCTTCTCCCTAATAGCCCTTTACCAGATAGTTTTGGATAGGCTCTGGAAGAGAGTGGAAGAAGGAAAACAGTTCAGCAAAGCCTTAGTTCAATCTCTTACTCATAAGCTTGGAAATTTTATATCCGTTCAAAAAACTAACCTAAGCCTTCTTAAAAGGTCGTACGTACCTCAAGCCTTGGATAGGATGCAAAGGAGTATAGAAAAGCTTGAAAAGGACGTGGGTTTGATTTTAAGACTCTCACAGGAAGAGGTAGAGCCACACAGAGTTTGGACAAACCTAAGGCAAAGCTTAGAAAGTACGATAGACTTTCTGAGAGAGGACCTTGAAGGTAAAAGACTTGTTTTAAGATGCAGAAAAGACATTTATCTGCTTGCGGACCAAAGAGAGCTGGAAGACGTTCTTTACAATCTGATAAGCAACGCCATAAAGTATTCAGTTAGCTTTATAAACATAAGGGCTATGATTTACAGAGGCAGACTAATTCTGACTGTCCGGAACGATTTTTTAGACACCACTGGAAGGGGCATGGGACTTGGTCTTAAACTTTTGGAAAAACACGCCAAAAGAATGGACGCAGAGCTGACCATCAGAGTAAGACAGAAGTACAACGTGCACGTTTGCTTCAGAAGGTTTAAAGTATAA
- a CDS encoding NIL domain-containing protein, producing the protein MNFIRVQLIYPEDKVKEPLLCALCKNFDVVVNIRTAKVSKDAGILTVEIDGEVEEIDRAIRFLQEKGVIVEPIEGQIFTE; encoded by the coding sequence ATGAACTTTATCAGAGTGCAACTTATCTATCCGGAGGATAAGGTAAAGGAACCTTTGCTCTGTGCTCTGTGTAAGAACTTTGACGTTGTGGTGAATATAAGGACCGCCAAAGTATCTAAGGATGCTGGGATATTGACTGTGGAGATTGATGGGGAGGTGGAGGAAATAGACAGGGCCATAAGGTTCCTGCAAGAGAAGGGAGTTATAGTTGAGCCTATAGAAGGGCAGATATTCACAGAATGA